CAAAAGTCTCGACCGCTTTTCTGCCCCGCTCTCCCACACTTGTTGCCAGTTAACGACTTACGACGATCGACACAGACATCCCCTCACGACTTTTGCTTTTTGCACGTAAGTGGAGCGTGCAAAAGTCACCCAGGCGAACGTGCGAGTCTTGCAAGGGTTGTCCCGGCTTGTTGGGGTGAATTCCCTGTCACGTAACGATTAAGAGCTGGGGCTCGACTATTTTAGCGGGTTGGGTGGCTGATTGCGGCCAGGTAACTCAGCGTGAATCTAATCCTCGACTTCTATTAGTTCGAGAAAACAAGCTGGCTATTACTGCCAAAGCCGAGACAATCAGTTGGCTTTTAGGCTCAGGAACGGCACGAGCGGTCGACGGTGTCGTTTCGCCATTGCCGAATTGTCGTTGCCATGCGAGGAAGTCGTGCCCATCGCTTTGACCGTCTAAGTTAGAATCGCTTTCGGCACTAATTCCGAAATCTGCCTTCCATTGGAGAAGGTCGGTCCCGTCAACAACAAAACTACCATCGAAGTCTCCTGGTGTCGTAACGTCAAGAAGCTGATTCGCGGCAACCCCCAAGATTATCTGCTCCGTGCCATCAGGCCACACGATTCTCAGCTCGTCGACGATTGAATTGTCGCCCAGACCGAAGTGAATCGGAACATCGCTCTGGTTGAAGGTCCCCGCGTTCGTGTTCGCCTCGCGACGTAAAGTCACTTCATCTAAGGTGCCTTGGTTGAGCGTTGCAAAGGCTATGGCACCGACGCCTGTCGTATTGTCCGCTGGACCGGAAAGGTGGACGTAAAGCCAATGATTACCATTCGTAGAAGCGTCGCTTAGGTAAATGCGCTCCGTGCTTGAGGATGATGTTGGGGCAATGAGGTCTTGGTCACCGTCGAGGTCGAGGTCGGCCCACGTGCTGTCATAGGCTCCTTGATTCGTCTCATTCAAGCCGACCGCGTCCGTTACGTCGGTAAAGACCCAGTTGCCATCATTACGATAGAGCTTCCTCGCTACGTTGCTATCCACAGCTGAACGGTGATCGTGAAAAAAGAGATCGAGATCACCATCGTTGTCATAGTCAATGGCCTTGCCACCGTTGAGATCACCCGCGTTGTCGATCAGCAAGGCGTTGCCGGTAATGGTGTCGACGTCGGTGAATTGATTTCCGCCATCGTTACGAAATATTTTGCTATCCTGGCCATCCGCTCCGACCATGAAGAGGTCGAGATCACCGTCGTTATCGAAGTCGTGGAACTCAGAGCCGTAGCTGTTATCGAGGTATTGCGTCCCATTGGTGTCCGCGATATCGACAAAACTGAGCGACCCTGTCTGGGCTAGCTGATTCTCATAAAAGTTATTGCGTATGTTGCCACCGAAGCGGCACGTGGAGATATAGATGTCGAGATCACCGTCCCCATCGGTATCGCCTATGGCCATGCCGTAAGCTTTCGTCCCAAAGTCTTCTTGAAAACCGACGGTCGCACCCGCTGGCGCAAAAGTGCCATTGGAAGCCTGAAGATAGATTTCGTGCTTCTCAGGTCCCTCCATTGCCAGGATGAGATCCAGGTCGCGATCGTTATCAATATCCGCCCACGCAACATTTTGATGAAAGCCAGGATCGTCTAATCCTACTGAGGAACTTGCATTCGTGAATCCACCCAATCCATCGCCTTGCAGGACATCACCACTGGCAGTCGAGGCTAGGTTCGATTGACCGATGAAAACATCGACTATTCCATCCCTGTTGTAGTCAGCCCAAGCAGCACTCCATGAACGCTCTAAACCTTCCGGCAGCGATGAAGAAATATCGGTAAATGAGAGCGAGCCATTCTCGACAAGATTATTTCGGTAGAGTTTCTGCGTATCCGAGAAGCCCTGAAACATAATGTCTAGATCACCGTCATCGTCATAGTCAGCCATAGAGGCACTGATGGAGTTGTGATTGGCTCCTGCCAGTAACGTCGAGCCTTGCTCAGAGAAAGTCGTAGAATTGGCCTCACCTTCGAATAGGACAAGCAAACAGAACGCCAGACAAAGTAGGCTTGCAATTCGATTCAATAACGGAAATTTTGTCACGAATAGCCCTTAGCTTGAATAGTAGCTAGTAATCCAACTAGACCTTCAGCACAATCATAACCTAGTTGTTAGAACATATTCAAACAGACAAACTGGGCTTACGCCCTGGCTATGAGCTGTCGGCCCTTCGGGCCTGTTCGTTTTGACATGCACTCAAAGGTGTTGTTCATGCCCACCAACTCGCTCGAACTCAAACACGCCGCCTTCGCAGGCGAGCTCGACGTCGTGCGGGCGCTCATTGAGTCGGGGGCGAATCCTAATTCGGTGGACGAGTACGGCTCGGGGACGTTGTTGAACTTTCATCCGGAGGTCACCGCTTTTCTGCTGGCCAGTGGAGCGACACCGGATACGCAGACGAATGAGTTTGGGGCTTCGGTGTTGGCGGGGCTCTGTTATGTGAACCAGACGGAGTGCGTCAGGCTGTTGCTGGAACATGGGGCGGACGTGAATCTTGGTCGTGTGGAGACGGCAGAAACGCCGTTGCATCATGCACTTTCTAATGATGCGGGTGCCGAGTTGATCGGGCTGTTGATTCAGCACGGGGCCGACGTCAATGCGAAGACCAAGCCGGGGCTTTACAGCTACAACTTCAACGGCAACACGCCCACGCGGGGTGAAACGCCGCTGCACCGGGCGGCGGCTTATGCTTCGCTGGAAATCGTCAAGCTGCTGCTCGAAGCGGGGGCCGACCGGACGGCTGTCGATGTAAATGGGAACACGCCGCACGAATGGGCGGGGTGGCATCGGCGGGCGGCGGAGTTGGTGAATCTGCTGGCGCCTTAGAGCGTACTTCCCGAGACCATAGCGCCCTTTAGGAAATTCGAGTAGACTTGGTAACTTCACCTTAAGGAGGAGCCCGATGGTTTATTCGAAGGAACGTCGCGGGGAAGTGCTTGCTGCTTGTGATGCCGGCAAGGGGACGAGGGAAGTCGCTTTGTTGTTCAATGTAAGCGAGTCTTGGGTACG
The Lacipirellulaceae bacterium genome window above contains:
- a CDS encoding CRTAC1 family protein; its protein translation is MADYDDDGDLDIMFQGFSDTQKLYRNNLVENGSLSFTDISSSLPEGLERSWSAAWADYNRDGIVDVFIGQSNLASTASGDVLQGDGLGGFTNASSSVGLDDPGFHQNVAWADIDNDRDLDLILAMEGPEKHEIYLQASNGTFAPAGATVGFQEDFGTKAYGMAIGDTDGDGDLDIYISTCRFGGNIRNNFYENQLAQTGSLSFVDIADTNGTQYLDNSYGSEFHDFDNDGDLDLFMVGADGQDSKIFRNDGGNQFTDVDTITGNALLIDNAGDLNGGKAIDYDNDGDLDLFFHDHRSAVDSNVARKLYRNDGNWVFTDVTDAVGLNETNQGAYDSTWADLDLDGDQDLIAPTSSSSTERIYLSDASTNGNHWLYVHLSGPADNTTGVGAIAFATLNQGTLDEVTLRREANTNAGTFNQSDVPIHFGLGDNSIVDELRIVWPDGTEQIILGVAANQLLDVTTPGDFDGSFVVDGTDLLQWKADFGISAESDSNLDGQSDGHDFLAWQRQFGNGETTPSTARAVPEPKSQLIVSALAVIASLFSRTNRSRGLDSR
- a CDS encoding ankyrin repeat domain-containing protein — its product is MPTNSLELKHAAFAGELDVVRALIESGANPNSVDEYGSGTLLNFHPEVTAFLLASGATPDTQTNEFGASVLAGLCYVNQTECVRLLLEHGADVNLGRVETAETPLHHALSNDAGAELIGLLIQHGADVNAKTKPGLYSYNFNGNTPTRGETPLHRAAAYASLEIVKLLLEAGADRTAVDVNGNTPHEWAGWHRRAAELVNLLAP